The Poriferisphaera corsica DNA segment AGCAAAAGAGGTCATTCCGCTCATTACCTCTTATCCGTTCGTGTCAGTTATCAAGCGGCGCAAATACCATGCCAAAAAGCATCGATTACAAACTGCGCGCACAAACACGAAAAACCTAAATTCACTTATGCGCTTTTATTTACTTTTCTCGCCATTCTTTGATGAGAACACGCCAATGTTGAGCTGTTTCTTCTCAAAGAGGCCCAAAATGGATACAGGAAAACCCTGTTATTTCTCTTTTTGTGCGCAGAAACCCGATGAAATCTGCCTACTTTAAACCGAATATGCTCAGCTTACGTCTTATCTTAACAATCGAGTTAGCCTAATGCCCATACCTCATTCAAGCTGCCTAAATGATTGTCTGAAATCCGCGTTAAACCTATACTGCCCTCTACTCAACCCGCCACTCAGGGAGATCATCACACATGGCCACAGACGAGACATCGATGAAAGATATTGATATCAAAAGCATTACGAACGTAGCCGCCGATGTTGAGCAGTACCTCATCGACTTCCTTGATTCACGACCGCTCCCAAACAACCTCCGCGAAGCCTGCAAATACGCGCTGCTCGGCGGAGGCAAACGCCTGCGGCCCGTACTCGTTATTCAGTCAGCACTTGCAGTCGGGGGTTCTCTCCAAAACGCACTCCCACCCGCGGCCGCAATCGAGATGATTCACGCCTTTTCACTTGTCCACGACGACCTCCCAGCCATGGATGATGACGACCTCCGACGCGGCCGCCCTACGCTCCACAAGCACACAGATGAGGCGATGGCGATCCTTGCAGGGGATGCGCTGATGGGGCTTGCATTTGAGCTGATTACCACGAAAATCGCAGATTCGACGCTTGCGACGCGGATTGTCGCGGAGCTTGCCACGGGTAATAACAACATGATTGCTGGGCAGATCTATGACACGCTCCCCGACTTCGAGGATGGTGTTGAATCGCTTGAGCGGTTGGTGACGATTCATAAGAATAAAACCGGTGCGTTATTGCGAGCATCTTGCCGCATGGGGGCGATGACCGCGGGCGCTAACGATAAACAAATTAACGACTTAACCCAGTATGCCGATGCGATCGGCTTGATGTTCCAGGTTGTGGATGATGTCTTGGATGTAACCCAGACGACTGAACAACTCGGAAAAACAGCGGGTAAAGATGTTGAGCAGGACAAGATGACCTATCCGGCTCTAATGGGATTGGATAAATCACGTGACGAGATCGAGCGGCTGCATGCTGAGTCGATTCAAGCACTTGCGGGTTTCGGTGAAAGCGCGGATGCTTTGCGTCACTTGTCGGATTACATGGCAGTTCGCCAACATTAAGCATGCTGCATGGGGAGGCGATGATTGGTAAAATGGGCTGCTGAATGATGGCTGCGTGTATTTGTTTGGTTAAATACGTGTATAGGCCATGGGTGAAAACTGAATGAGACGCTGTTTAAGTCTAATAACTGATTAGGCGTGAGTCCTGTGGGACTCAATGAACGGATGTTTGGTTTGGCCCGGAATTGGGTGGGTGTAAGGGTGGAGGTAAGGGGAGTGAGAACCAAAAGCGTTGTAAGTCCTCAGTAAATAACCTAATTGCGTATATGGTAATAGGTTATATCCCTGAATGAATTTCAGACTGACACCTGACAGCGCCGATAGAGAGGGGTAAAATGGGTCTTGATTGACCGCCGAGCCGTATGGGGATTACAGCAAGTATTGTTGCTGTGAGAACCATGACGTAAACCAGTGGGCGGGTTACGGGTCGGAATGAACAGTTGTCTGCGATGTGAAGTATGAACAGACAGACGCCCGTGTTGTGACATTCATTGCGTTGGATGTTTATAAATGACCAAGAGCAGTATGGAAATCATGAAGGATGTGGACGACGCGTGTGTGCGCAAGTCGGCAGTTGTCATGTTTTCATGTTGCAGGCGAATCAAGGGTAAAGCGGCGAACTGGATGAAAGCCGCGGCCGACTATCTGCATGTATGATTTTGCGCTGTAATGTATTGCGCATGTTGTACGTCGTGTGGATCAGACGGCATTTGCCCGAAAAGAAAGGCTAAGGACATGCCTCAGGATCTTTTGAAGACCATCAACGGTCCACACGATTTGAAAGCATTGAGTGTTGATCAACTCCCGCAATTGGCAGATGAATTGCGTGAGTGTATCTGCGATCAGATTTCAAGGACGGGTGGACACTTTGCATCGAATTTGTGTGTGGTTGAGTTGACGATTGCGCTGCATTACGTGTTTGATTTTGCGCAGGATCGTTTGCTGTTTGATGTTGGGCATCAGTGTTATCCGCACAAGTTGTTGACGGGTCGACAGAAGCTGTTTCCTGAATTGAAGACGAAGGGCGGGATGGCAGGGTTTCCTGAGCCGCGTGAGAGCGAGTTTGATTTGTTCTCGGTGGGTCATGCTGGGACGGCGATCCCGACGGCGGTTGGTATGGCGATCGGTGATACGGCAATCGGCGAGGGGCATCGGCGGTGCGTATCGATTATTGGCGATGCGTCGATTATTAATGGCGTGTCGATGGAGGGGATGAATTACGCGGGGACGCTGAACCGGCAGTTCCTGACGATCTTGAATGATAATGGGATGGCGATTGGTGATCCGCAGGGCGCGGTGGCACAGTATTTTGATCGCATCCGTGTGAGCCACACGTTTGATGATTTGAAGAAGCGGGGTAAGGAGATTCTGGAGATGATCCCGGGCGGATCGTATCTGGAAGATTTTTATCATCGTTCGGGTGAGGTGATTAAGGCAGCGATTTCGACGGGCCATGTGTTTGAGCATTTTGGTCATGTGTGCGTTGGGCCGCTGGATGGTCATGATTTGCCGACGTTGGTGGATTTGTTTAATGAGGTGAAGGACATTGAGAAGCCGATCTTGCTGCATGTGAAGACGGTGAAGGGTAAGGGGTATGTGCCGGCGGAAGGAGATCCGTTTAGGTTCCATGCGCCGAAGGCTGGGGTTGTTGTGAACGGGAATGGTGAAAAGAAGGTTGAAGAGGCTTTATCTAAGGGTGAGTTAGAGAAGAGCGACTGCTCGGTGGTGAAGAAGCCTGCATGTGGGGGCAAGTCGTTTACGGCTGCGTTTGCAGATGGGATGAAGGGGTTGATGGCGAAGGATGAAAAGGTATACGCGATCACAGCGGCGATGCCTGACGGCACGGGGCTGGATAAGGTGGCGGAGGCGTACCCGGATCGGACGATCGACTGTGGTTTGGCAGAGAGTTTGGGGATGGATATGGCGGCAGGTATGGCGAAGAGCGGGTTGAAGCCGTTCTATGCGGTGTATTCGACGTTTAGCCAACGGGCGCTGGATCAGACGTTCCAGGAGGTCGCATTGCAGGGCTTGCCGGTCCGTGTGTGTATGGACAGGGCAGGGTATGTGGGCGGCGATGGGGCGATGATGCACGGGTTTATGGATATCGCGATGAATGCGGTGTTCCCGGACGTTGTGATGATGGCACCAAGCGATGAAAGCAATTTTAATGCGGGGTTGGAATTTATGCGGGGGTATGAGAAGTCAGCGACGTTTATCCGTTATCCGCGTGATGTGGTGGCGGCTGAGGAGTTGCAGGCGGATGTGCCTAAGTATGAGTTAGGGAAGGCGAACCTGATTAAGAAGGCGAAGGGCAAGAAGCCTGACGTGGCGGTGTTGGCGTATGGTGTGATGGTGTATACGGCGGCTGAGGCTATTCGAGAGTTAGAAGGCCAGGGTTATGATGTTGCTTTGTATGATGCACGGTTTGCCAAGCCTGTAGATATGGGTTTGGTCACGGAGCTGATTGAGGGCGGCATCCCGGTCGTGACGGTCGAGGATCATGGGATTGTCGGCGGTTTCGGCACGATGGTGCTGGAAGGCTGCAATGAGGCTGGTCTGCGGACGGATAAGCTTAAGCGGATCGCACATCCAGAGAAATGGATGTATCAGGATTCACGCGGCGGTCAGTTGAAAGATGCGGGTTTGGATGCGACAGGAGTTGCAAGCACGATCCGTAAGTTTCTTGACAAGCTGAGCCACGATGTGAATGTGGATGTGAAAACGAAGTCGTCACAGCAAGTCGCCAAATAATCTCCCCCCCCTGTTTCGCAAGCGAGGAGTGGGCGTGTGGTTGTAGGCCTTTTGTTTCGCAAGTGAGGAGCGGCGTGAGGTTGCAGGCAAGGGATTTAATTTGAGGCTGTTTTGTTGGCGAGTCATTTAATAAATATTCAAGGCCGCATACGAAAGTGTGCGGTTTTTTTATGAGAGGAATCAGTAGAAACAGTGAACAGGTATGTTCAAAGCTAAAGGAGTTGCAGAGATTTTGTTTGTTGGGATAACACCCTGCTACCGGCGGTGGCAGGCTTGAGGTGTGTGGCGTTTGATGAAGGGGCGATAAGGATGGGGCAAGGGGGGCAAATTGCAGGAGGAGGATGAGGTTTAACGATGTTAATGAGATCAGGGGTGATGTTTGAAACGGTTTGCTGCGTCTGTGTTGTGCTTGTGTTGTAATCATCAATCGGGTCTGTGGGAAATATGACAATGGGTAAGCTGGCTGTGCGCAAGAGCATGGGTAAAGATAAAGGGCGTCGTCATCGCAGGAGTGGAAATGAGGGGAGAAACAGGGGGGGGATGGGAGTGGTTTGGAAATTGAAAATGGCGGTGAGGTTGGTGGTTTATGGGTTGGCGGTGTACTTGCCGGTGATGGGGGTTTGGCTGTGGTATACAGGTTACGGGGCGAAGGAGTTGTTGAATGCGGGGGGGATGTGGATGACACCGATGACGAGCTTTCTGATGACGCCGATGACAGTGATGAGGGAAGATGGGGTTGTGGGTGAGATCGGGATGATGTGGGGTGTGATTGCGGTGGGATTATTGGTGTTGATGGGGTTGCACTTATTGAGTCGGCTGTTGGGTGGTTGGCGAGGGATGAAGTGGGAGAGTTTGATGTTGCTGCTGGTGGGCAGTTATTCGGTGGTGTGCAGCTGCTATTGGTTAGAGGTGTTGGCGCGGGTGTAATCCCCCCCCCTGTTTCGCAAGCGAGGAGCGAGTGTAAGGTTGTAGGTGATTCGTCTTTCTCTTCTGCAGGTGGAAGGCGCGAGCGAGGGGCGGGAAGGTGTTGTAGGCGGCTAACATATCGTTGGGATGACACCCCACGACCGGCGGTCGTGGGCTTGTTTTTTAGGCTTAGATATGAAGCTTTGTCTAATAGATGGTTAGTTTATTTATTTTGTGCCCTTTGGCCCACCGTCTTGGAAGTACTTTTTGTGGAGTGCGGATTCGAGGTCGATGTTGTTGATGTTTGCGAGGGTGGTGAGCCATGCGATGACGTCGGCGAATTCTGATTCGAGGTCTTCCTGTGTCGAGCCGCCGGAGGTGTCACCGCCCTGGCCGTTGACTTTGTGGAGGGTGGTGGCGAGTTCGCCGATTTCTTCGATGAGCCACATGAAGGTGCCGGGGGTGCCGCGCTCGGCGTCTGTGGCGTAATAGCGGTCACGGATGTGCTGCTGGAAGGCGGCGATGGTGAGGGGGTCTGTGGATGGGGCGTTCGCTGATTTAGGGGGGAGATTGTCGCTCATGGAGAGTATTTTAGTGGTGATTTGCAGGAGCGTGAAATAGTTGGGGCTTGATGCGGGTTCAGGGGGATAGAATGTGGCTGTGAATGAGGGAGATATGTAAGGGCATGTGTGGGGGGATGGGGAGAAAAAGTGGGGAATGTTTGCATGTTTGGGGTGAAAAAAGGTGATAAATGGATAGAAGGGTGTTGTGGTGTGCGGAGAAGCGAGTGTGGTAATGAAAGGTTGCAAGATCAGCTTACTTGGTGAGGGGATCAAGGAGTTTGTTATGAGTACCGTTGTGATCAAAATTAGTGGGATGAAGTGTGAGGGGTGTGTGGGTGAAGTGCAGGCGAGGTTGAGCAAAGTGCGAGGGGTGAGAACAGCAGTAGTGGATCTGGCGAGTTGCGAGGCGAGTGTGCAGATTGAGGATGGGGTGGCGGATGTGGACATGCTGATGGCGGTGGTTAAGGACGCTGGGTTTGATGCGGCTCCCGCGTTCGGGAGTTGAATGGTTGGGACGTATTGAGATGGGTTTATTGAAAGTCTAATTAGGAGTTAGTCAGTGGCAAAGGTAACGTTAGATGTGAAGGGGATGCGTTGTGCGAGTTGTGTGAATCATGTGGAGAAGGCGCTGTTGGCATGCGATGGTGTGGATAGTGCGGTAGTGAATTTGCCACTGGAGGAAGCGGTGGTGGGATATGACGACGTGGAGATGGATGTTGAAGAATTGGTTGAGGTTGTTGGTGATGCGGGATATACGGCGGAGGTGCGCGGGGCAGCGGATGAGGAACATCAGCATGGGGATGCTGGGAGTGGTGGACATGAACATAATGAGGTCGGGGAGTGGAAGCAGAAATTGATCGTGGGAGGTGTATTGGGGGTTGTGGTGATGGTATTGGCGATGGGTTGGAAGGGGCAGGCATCGCATTGGTGGCAGTTGGTGCTGGCGACGCCGATCCAGGTTTGGTTGGGTTGGAGTTTTTATAAGGGGGCGTGGAATGGTTTGAAACATAAACGTGCAGACATGGATACGCTGGTCGCGTTGGGGACGAGTGTGGCGTATGTGTATTCGGTGTTTTCGACGTTTTTCGGCGGGGAATATGTGTATTTTGATACGGCGGCAATGATCTTGGTGTTGATTGGTTTGGGGAAGATGCTGGAGGCGAGGGCGAGAGGAAGTGCAGCGAGTGCGATCAGAGGTTTGATGGATTTGCAGCCGCCTGAGGCGGTGGTGCTGCGGGAAGGGAATGAGGTAGTGGTGAGTGTGGGTGAGGTGAGGGAAGGGGAGGTTTGTGTGGTGAAGCCGGGGCAGAAGGTGCCGGTGGATGGGAGGGTTGTGGAAGGTGGGTCGAGTGTGGATCAGTCGATGGTGACGGGGGAGAGCTTGCCGGTGGATGTTGAAGTGGGGAGTAAGGTGTTTGGGGGGACGGTTAATCAGACAGGCGCGTTTCGGATGGAGGCAACAGCGACGGGTGGAAAGATGTTGTTGTCGCAGGTGGTGGGGTTGGTGAAACAGGCGCAGACGAGTAAGGCGAAAGTGCAGCGGATTGTGGATGAGATCGCGGCGGTATTCGTGCCAGCGGTATTGGTGGTGGCGGTGATAACGTTTATCGGGCAGGGGATTTATTGGTGGGGCGAGGTTGGGGGATGGCAGATGGCGATGGAAGCGATGATTGCGGTGTTGATTGTGGCGTGTCCGTGTGCGCTGGGATTGGCGACGCCGACGGCGATCATGGTGGGGACAGGGATTGGTGCGCAAAGAGGGATTTTGATTAAAGATGCGGCGGCGCTGGAACGGGCTGGGAAGTTAACGGATATTGTGCTGGATAAGACGGGGACGTTGACGGTGGGTAAGCCGGCGGTGACGGATGTGGTGTGTATGTTGGGCGAGAGTTGTCAGGATGATGTGTTGCGGTTTGCTGCAGCAGTGGAGATGGATTCGGAGCATCCGCTTGGTAAAGCGATTGTGAATGAAGCGAAAGAACGTGGGATGGTTGTGGTAAGAGCGGAGAAGTTTGAATCGTTGACGGCGGCGGGTGTGAGGGGTGTTGTAGAAGGGCATGAAGTGATTGTGGGTCGGATGACGACGTTGCGGGAGATGGGCGTTGAGGGGATGGATGAACTGATTAAGAAGCGAGATGAGGTTTTGGAGGCGCAAAAGACGGCGGTGGGTGTGGCGGTGGATGGTCAGGCTCGGGGTGTGATCGCGTTTGCGGATAAAGTGAGAGATGGCGCGGTTGAGGTTGTGGCTGAATTGAAGGAATTGGGTTTGAATGTGGTGATGATGACAGGGGACAATGCAGGGAGTGCGAAGGCGGTGGGCGATCGTTTGGGTATTGATGAGGTGATGGCGGAGGTGTTGCCGGCGGATAAGCAGGCGAAGGTGAAGACGCTACAGGGGGAAGGGAAGCGGCGTGTTGCGATGGTGGGGGATGGGATTAACGATGCGCCGGCGCTGGCGAGTGCGGATATTGGGATTGCGATAGGTGGTGGGACGGATATTGCGATGGATGCGGGGCATGTGGTGTTAGTGGGAGATGATCTGAAGAATTTACCACGGGCGATTCGGTTGAGTCGGGCGACGATGAAGCGGATTTATTATGGATTGGGTTGGGCGTTTATTTATAACGTGGTGTTGATACCGGTTGCGATGAGCGGGTATTTGTGGCCGATGTTGGCGGCGGGGGCGATGGCGTTTAGCTCGGTGAGTGTGGTGGGTAATGCACTGTATCTTCGTCTGAGTTGGAAAGATTAAAATGGTGAGTCTAATTAATGATTAGGCTAGCGATATCTGAAGATATGGATACGTTGATTGAGATTGCTGAGGCGACAGGGTTGTTTCGGCCGCAGGAGTTGGAGGAGTTGATTGGGGTGATGGGCGCATATTTTGAAGGGCAATTTGATGAGCATCATTTTTGGGTGGTAGATGAGGAAGATGGTGAGATTGTCGGGGTGGTGTATTATGCGCCTGAACCGATGGCGTGTCATGTTTGGAATACATATTTTATTGCGGTGAGAGAAGGGTGGCAGCGTATGGGCAAGGGCAGTGAGTTGATGGGGGATGTTGAAGAACAAGTGAAAAGAATGGGAGGACGATTGCTGTTGGTGGAGACCTCAGGGTTGGAGCGATATGAGCAAGCGAGGCGGTTTTACAGTCAGTGTGGATATGATGAAGAGACGCGGATACGCGATTTTTATGATGAGGGTGAGGATAAGGTGATATTTCGTAAAGCGCTCTAAGCGTGAGATGGATCATTGTTTGAATAAACAGAAGTGCAAAAAGTCTTTATTAATAGGTTTTTGATGTGATAATAGGGATGGTGGGGTACATCTCAAAATTGAGATATTGCTTGTTGACGAGAAGTATGTTTAAGTACTTCGCGTTGTTTGTATGTGGGTTGTGAGGTGGTGCGGTAAGAATGGGCGTGTGGTTTTGTATTGAAATTTAAGAGATGACTTTTACTAAATCCAATTTTGGGAGGATGAATTATGCCTGTGTGTTTGAGAACGCATTCTTGTGTGATGTTGTTGATAGGTTCTTTGGTTGGTGGAATGAGTGGCGTTGATTGTTTGAATGCGGCGGATGTTAGAACGGTTGCGCTGACGCGGCATCAGGCGGCGGGGACGCGTGATGTGTGGGATGATTTTTATCATTTTACGATTAATGATTGGGGGCAGACTGCGTTTGGCGGTAAGTTGACGGGGAATGCTGTGACTGAAATTACGGACAATGGGATATGGCTTGAAGATTATGGTAATCAGTTGTTAATAGCACGCGGTGGTCAGTCAGCGTGGGGTGCGGATGATGATGCGGTGTTTCGTACGTTGACGAGTCCTCAGATTAACTCGTTGGGTACGGTTGTGTTTAAATCGAGTTTAGAGGGTGAAAATATTAGTAGTTTTCTGAATGGCTCGGCTGTGTTTCGGTATGGTGAAGATTACGGGCCACAGATGTTGTTTCGAACGGGACAGGCATGGGGCGATGGGACACTGGATATTAATAACTTCAGTAGCTTGCGCACGAATGAATCGGGTGAGTATGCGCTAAAGATGGAGTTGAATAAGTTGGGGCAACCATTGGACGGGTTTGTCGTGGTGAAGGGTGATGGACAAACGGTGAAGACGATCGCGGAGAAAGGTAGTTTTGCGGGTGGTGTTGGGAATGGTGTGGTCTATGAGGATTCATTCTTTGCGCCGAAGTTAAATGACAACGGTGATGTTTCGTTTATGGCGCACATTGAAGGTGATGGTGTTATTCAATGGAATGATATTGGGGTTTGGATGAGTCAAAATGATATTCATGTTTTGCAGATGCGTGAAAGAATGAGTGCACCGGGAACGGGGCAGGTATTAGAAAGCATCTCGATTCCCTCGATTAATGATGCGCGAGAGATTGTGTTTAAAGGTGATTTGGTTCCTTTGCTTGGTCATGATTATGATCCGCTGACAGATGCAGGCCTTTGGGGCGGGCATAAAGATGATTTGCAATTGATCGCACGCCGAGGTGATGCCGCGGTGGGTTTAGAGGGATGGAATTTTGGCAGGTTTTTGAATACTAGTATTAATCATGATGGAACGATCATGTTTACCGCTCAGCTTGCCAATGATGTTGAAAGTTTAGAGGAAACCAAGGGGGTATGGCAGCATAAGGATGGTGTGACAAGTTTGATTGCAGGGACGGGTAGCGTGATTGAGGGGTTAGATGATGGTGAGTTTGTGAGGTACGTTTTTGAAGATAGCATCAATGGGTTAGGTCAAATTGTCTTTAGTGCTAGCATCGCGGGGGCAGGAGTTACAGAAGAAGATAATGTTGGGCTGTGGATTACGGGGTTGGATGGCGCGTTGGATTTGATCATTCGGGAAGGTGATTTGTTTGATGTTGATGATGATCCGATTGCGGAAGACTTACGTGTGATCAGTGATATTGCGATGGATGGATGGTCGGGTGGCGAGGAAGGTCATGCGAAGAGTTTGAATGACTGGGGTGAGTTGGCGGTTCGTTTGAATTTTACGGATGGATCGGAAGGTTTGTTTGTGTTTAACACGATTGCAGCGATACCTGAGCCGGGGAGTGTGGCTTTGCTTGGTGCAGGTTTAGTTGGGATGCTTGCTCGAAAGAGAAAGTGTGGTTTGGGGTAATTGAAAATTCGTTGTGATTGATAGGGGCAATCTTTGTCATTGAATGATGTAAAGCAAACTCTGAAAGGAGGGTTTGATATGCCTGTGTGTAAAAAGAAAATGACTTTAATTGTAGGGATTTTGGTGTGTGTGGTTAGTGGTGGCGAAGTGATGGGTGAAGTTGAATCGCGGACGGTTGCGCTGACGCGTGAAGCGGCGCCGGGAACACGTGCGATCTGGGGGGAGTTTGGTAATTTCACAATCAATAATGCTGGACAGACAGGGTTTATGGGGAGGTTGACGGGTATTGGTGTTGTTGATGCAAATGATTACGGAATTTGGCTTGAGGATGGTGGGATCAAGCAGTTTGTTGTGCGTGAGGGGGATGGCGCGAGTGATGTGGATGATGGTGCATACTACAGGAATTTCAACTTGCCTCGCATAAATTCGGAAGGGCAGGTGTTTTTTTCTGCTGAGTTGATTGGCGAGAATGTGATTGATGAAACTAATCGTGGATTGTGGCGATATCGTGAGGGGCATGGTACGAATATGTTGGCTCGCAGGGGGCATCCGTCGGGTGGCGACATTGAGTCGACGGGTTCGATTTCGTATGCTCGAGTGAATGATGCAGGGCAGTTTGCTTATCGTGCAATTCAGTATCTAGATAATTTTGAAACGGATGCGTTTGCGATCATGCGAGGGGAAGGCATGGTGCAGCATGTAATCGTGGATAATGGTGAGCATGCAACGGATCTTGGCGATGAGGTTGTGTTTGCGAGTTCGGTTTATACTCCGAGTATGAATAATGTTGGGGGATTGGGTTTCATTGCTCGGATTGAGGGGCCTGGGATTACGAATGAGAATCACAATGGTATTTGGTATGGGGATACAAACGGGCATGAGTTGATTACGCGTCAGGGTTTTGCGGCGAATGGTACAGATCAGTGGTTTAATGAATTTGGAAGTATCCGTGTGAATGATGCTGGTCAAGTTGCGTTTAATGCGAGCTTGAAGCCAAAGGTGGGGCAGGAATATCACCCGTTTACAGACAGGGGTTTGTGGGCGGGGACAAGTGATTTGTTAGAAATGGTCATGCGTTCGGGTGATGATGCTGCGGGTCTGAATGGATTGCAGTATGGTCAAACGCTGAGCTTTGTGATGAATACGGATGGTGATGTTTTATATTCATCATGGTTGTTGTTTGATGGCGTGGAATTGAATAGTGAGAAGGGGATGTGGTTGCATTCGGATGGTGAATCAGAGCTGATTGCGGTGACGGGGCGATCTCTACCTGGATTACAAGAATGGGAAACGGTTGATTATATCTTTTCGATGAACATGAATGATCTGGGTCAGGTTGTGTTTACGACGACGGTCGAAGGGGATGGGGTGACGGATGATAATGATCGTGCGTTGTGGTTGCGGAATGCGGATGGTGGTTTGCATCTGTTATTGCGTGAGGGTGAGTTGTTTGATGTAGATGATGATGCTGTGGGGGAAGATTTGCGCATGATCAATGATATTGATATGTATGGGTATTCAGGTGGTGAGGATGGTCAGACGCAGAGTTTGAATGACTCGGGTGAGTTGGCTGTGCATTTGAAGTTTAACGATGGCTCGGAGGGATTGTTTGTGTTGGATACGATGTCGACGATACCTGAGCCGATGACAGTGGGTTTGATGAGTGCTGGAGGGTTGGGATTTCTGTTGCGGAGGCGTCGAAGGGAATGAGTGGGAGGGGTGAATGTGGGCGCTGAATTCGCTGTGCATCTGTAGGTAGATGCACAGCGAATTTTTTATATTCTGTGATTGACTTAACCTAACAAAAACCTAAAATAAGAGTGAAGTCGGTAGGCTATTTTTTGATCAAGCGTTTGCGAGATAGGGGGAAGATATGAGGTGATGTGATGATTGTTAGTGCGAGTGTGCGGACGGATGTGCCTGCGTTTTATGGGGAGTGGTTTGTGAATCGATTGAGGGCGGGGTTTTGTGGTGTGTTGAATCCGTATAGTGGGAAGCCGTACCGGGTGAGTTTGGAGCGGGAGGATGTGGATGGGATTGTGTTTTGGACGAAGGATGTTGGGCCGTTCATGAAGCGATTGCATGAAGTGAAGGGGATGGGGTATCCGTTTGTGGTGAGTCATACGATTACGGGGAATCCAAGGGTGCTGGAGAGGTCGGTGGTGGATGCAGAGAAGGCGGTGGCGAACTTGAGGCGGATCGCGGATGAATTTGGTGAGCGGGTTTGTGTGTGGCGGTATGATCCGATTGTGTTCAGCACGGTGAGTCGATATGAGGATCATGTGCGGCGGTTTGAGATTTTAAGTGAGGCGTTAATAGGGGCAGTAGATGAGGTGGTGGTGTCGGTGATGCATCCCTATGCGAAAGTTAGACGGTCGATGGATGAGGTGGCGAAGTTGGTGGAGGACGGTGAGGGGAAGAATGGAGGGAGTCACGGAGGATATGGATTGAAGTGGTGGGATCCGAGTGATGATGTGAAGATGCGATTGATCAGTGAATTGGATGGGATTGCGAAAGGCAGGGGGATGCAACTCAAAGTGTGTACGGGAGAGGCGTATCGGCCTGCAGAGGTTGTGGCTGCGAAGTGTATCGATGTGGGGCGGATGAGTGATGTGGCGGGGCATGAGATCAAAGGAAAGGAAAGAGGTACGCGCGAGGGGTGTCTTTGTGATGAATCGCGAGATATTGGGATGTATGATACGTGCCCGCATGGGTGTGTGTATTGTTATGCGACAAACGATATGGCGTTAGTTACGAAGCGGTTTAAGGGGCATGATCCAGAAGGGAGGTTTTTGTATCGCTTGGATAGGTGTGTGGTTGATGAGGTTGAGAAGGAAAGCAAGACGGTTCAGCTCGGACTGTTTGGTGAGTTGTAAAAACAAACAGCTTCGCGGATGAGGCGAAGCTGTTTGGATTGTTTTGTTATTAAGTAGTGTGGAAATTATTCTGCAACGGGGACGTCTTCGGGGATTGCAGCGGATTGTTTTTTGCGGAACTCAATGTACTTGGCTTCTATCTCTTTGTTAGAAGTCGCGAGGATGGAAACCGCGAAGAGAGCAGCGTTGACGGCGCCGTGTGAGCCCATGGACATTGTGCCGACGGGGATACCTTTGGGCATATTGCAGGTTGAGAGGAGCGCGTCAAGGCCACCCATGA contains these protein-coding regions:
- a CDS encoding GNAT family N-acetyltransferase, which codes for MDTLIEIAEATGLFRPQELEELIGVMGAYFEGQFDEHHFWVVDEEDGEIVGVVYYAPEPMACHVWNTYFIAVREGWQRMGKGSELMGDVEEQVKRMGGRLLLVETSGLERYEQARRFYSQCGYDEETRIRDFYDEGEDKVIFRKAL
- a CDS encoding PEP-CTERM sorting domain-containing protein, encoding MPVCLRTHSCVMLLIGSLVGGMSGVDCLNAADVRTVALTRHQAAGTRDVWDDFYHFTINDWGQTAFGGKLTGNAVTEITDNGIWLEDYGNQLLIARGGQSAWGADDDAVFRTLTSPQINSLGTVVFKSSLEGENISSFLNGSAVFRYGEDYGPQMLFRTGQAWGDGTLDINNFSSLRTNESGEYALKMELNKLGQPLDGFVVVKGDGQTVKTIAEKGSFAGGVGNGVVYEDSFFAPKLNDNGDVSFMAHIEGDGVIQWNDIGVWMSQNDIHVLQMRERMSAPGTGQVLESISIPSINDAREIVFKGDLVPLLGHDYDPLTDAGLWGGHKDDLQLIARRGDAAVGLEGWNFGRFLNTSINHDGTIMFTAQLANDVESLEETKGVWQHKDGVTSLIAGTGSVIEGLDDGEFVRYVFEDSINGLGQIVFSASIAGAGVTEEDNVGLWITGLDGALDLIIREGDLFDVDDDPIAEDLRVISDIAMDGWSGGEEGHAKSLNDWGELAVRLNFTDGSEGLFVFNTIAAIPEPGSVALLGAGLVGMLARKRKCGLG
- a CDS encoding DUF7453 family protein, with the translated sequence MPVCKKKMTLIVGILVCVVSGGEVMGEVESRTVALTREAAPGTRAIWGEFGNFTINNAGQTGFMGRLTGIGVVDANDYGIWLEDGGIKQFVVREGDGASDVDDGAYYRNFNLPRINSEGQVFFSAELIGENVIDETNRGLWRYREGHGTNMLARRGHPSGGDIESTGSISYARVNDAGQFAYRAIQYLDNFETDAFAIMRGEGMVQHVIVDNGEHATDLGDEVVFASSVYTPSMNNVGGLGFIARIEGPGITNENHNGIWYGDTNGHELITRQGFAANGTDQWFNEFGSIRVNDAGQVAFNASLKPKVGQEYHPFTDRGLWAGTSDLLEMVMRSGDDAAGLNGLQYGQTLSFVMNTDGDVLYSSWLLFDGVELNSEKGMWLHSDGESELIAVTGRSLPGLQEWETVDYIFSMNMNDLGQVVFTTTVEGDGVTDDNDRALWLRNADGGLHLLLREGELFDVDDDAVGEDLRMINDIDMYGYSGGEDGQTQSLNDSGELAVHLKFNDGSEGLFVLDTMSTIPEPMTVGLMSAGGLGFLLRRRRRE
- a CDS encoding DUF1848 domain-containing protein produces the protein MIVSASVRTDVPAFYGEWFVNRLRAGFCGVLNPYSGKPYRVSLEREDVDGIVFWTKDVGPFMKRLHEVKGMGYPFVVSHTITGNPRVLERSVVDAEKAVANLRRIADEFGERVCVWRYDPIVFSTVSRYEDHVRRFEILSEALIGAVDEVVVSVMHPYAKVRRSMDEVAKLVEDGEGKNGGSHGGYGLKWWDPSDDVKMRLISELDGIAKGRGMQLKVCTGEAYRPAEVVAAKCIDVGRMSDVAGHEIKGKERGTREGCLCDESRDIGMYDTCPHGCVYCYATNDMALVTKRFKGHDPEGRFLYRLDRCVVDEVEKESKTVQLGLFGEL